AAACGTCCTCCATAGGAGCTAATAAAAGAGGAAAGTCTCCTAATTCTATATTTTTTATCTTTACCATAATATATTCTCAATGAATGCGGTAGGCTTAGTATTATTTTCCTACAACAAACAATCAGTTAGAATCATCAAACTCACGATTTTTGCTGTAAATTTACAACCAATATGGCACAATTTGATACATTTTCGAGACAAACTGAAAAACCGCTATTTGCTAAGTTTTTGATATTGCTGGGTTTAACCCTCGTTTTTTTGGCAATAGGGTCGTCTATTGGCTTGGTGGTTTTTACTTCAATGACAGGAATTCCGATTGATAAGTTCCCCGAATTTCAAAGTAATCCTACCCAAAATCCTAATGCTTGGTATGGTATGATGGTGCTACAAATGCTAGCAACGCCTTTACCTTTTATTGGGGCTGCTCTATTTTATTGGAAATATGTCGAGAAAAGTAATATTCAGTCGTTACAAATAAAAGGTTTTGCTAGCGATGCCTTGTTGGCGGTAATACTATTGGTTATAGGCTTTATGCCTTTCGATAGTTTGTTTATAGAATGGAACAAAAATATTCACTTGCCCGAAGCCCTGCACGGAATAGAAACTTGGATGCAAAAAAGTGAAGAAGCTGCCAAAGAGTTAACCTTGTTTTTAACTAAATTCAATTCTTTGTCACAATTTATCGTAGCTATTTTGGTAGTAGCTGTGGCGGCGGCTATTAGCGAAGAGTTGCTGTTTAGGGGTGTTTTGCAGAATATTATTTTAAAAAAATGGAATAACCCTCATTTAGCTGTCTGGATTGCCGCTTTTGCATTTAGCTTTATTCATTTTCAATTTTATGGCTTTGTTCCTCGTATGTTGTTGGGGGCTATTTTTGGGTATTTATATATTTGGAGCAACAACCTTGGTGTAGCTATGTTTGCTCATTTTGTGAATAATGGTTTTACGTTATTAATGGCGTATCTTCACCAAATAGGCATTGTCGAAACCGATATTGTTGAAACCGAATCTGTACCTTGGAGCGGGATATTAATTTCGTTTGTATTAAGTTTGTTTTTGTTAAGATGGTTTTATTTGCGTCGAAATACTTGAGTTAATGATAGGATATGAATGATTGGAAAAAAATTTATGAGTCGGATAATCCTTTTAAAACGGATTTGGCCAAGGCTTATTTAGTAGACGAACACCAAATCGAGGCGATAGTAGTAAACAAAAGGGATAGCTCTTATTTGATGGGACTTTGCGAACTTTATGTACCCGCCACAATGGCAACACTGGCCAAGTTTCTGCTCGAAAACGAAGGAGGATTTAAACAATTATGAGGTACACAGGCTCTTTTGCATAGAAATATATGTGAAAGTATTTTGTTAATGTTTAGCGATTTGTGCTTGGTGGTATTGGGTTGTTTTTGCAAACCTCATAATCATAAATAGAACAATAGGTAATTAATAATTATAAACCAGAATGAAGGAAAAATTACAAGGGATGTCTAACCTGCAACAGCGGGTAATTGCGGCGGTGGTAGCTATACCATTTCTATTATTTTGTATTATTTATAGTGATTGGACATTTTATGGCCTCTTTGCACTTATTTCTGTGTTGGCACAATTAGAGTTTTATAAATTGTTGGGGCTAGATGGCAACGAGCCTTTAACCTATTATGGTACATTTTGTGGATTTGTGTTGGTAACAGTTACGTTTTTGATTGAAAAAGGAATTGTTCCTTACGAAGATTATTATGTGTTGTCGCCTTTAATGGCTTTGATATTTTTTATCAAACTTTATAAAGCCGACGACGAAAAACCTTTCAAAAATATTGCTTATACTTTTTTAGGGGTGATTTATGTGGCTTTGCCTTTTGCCTTGATTATTATTTTGGCATTTTTAACACCCGATTATCGTTTTAGCTGGCAACGTCCTTT
The DNA window shown above is from Flectobacillus major DSM 103 and carries:
- a CDS encoding phosphatidate cytidylyltransferase codes for the protein MKEKLQGMSNLQQRVIAAVVAIPFLLFCIIYSDWTFYGLFALISVLAQLEFYKLLGLDGNEPLTYYGTFCGFVLVTVTFLIEKGIVPYEDYYVLSPLMALIFFIKLYKADDEKPFKNIAYTFLGVIYVALPFALIIILAFLTPDYRFSWQRPLGCLFLLWASDTGAYFAGTKFGKTKLFERVSPKKSWEGSVGGFLAAMGVASILAHYFNDLQDWQWYICGAIIVVAGTYGDLVESLFKRSIKIKDSASTIPGHGGFLDRFDGLLLSVPFIITFLKLF
- a CDS encoding CPBP family intramembrane glutamic endopeptidase gives rise to the protein MAQFDTFSRQTEKPLFAKFLILLGLTLVFLAIGSSIGLVVFTSMTGIPIDKFPEFQSNPTQNPNAWYGMMVLQMLATPLPFIGAALFYWKYVEKSNIQSLQIKGFASDALLAVILLVIGFMPFDSLFIEWNKNIHLPEALHGIETWMQKSEEAAKELTLFLTKFNSLSQFIVAILVVAVAAAISEELLFRGVLQNIILKKWNNPHLAVWIAAFAFSFIHFQFYGFVPRMLLGAIFGYLYIWSNNLGVAMFAHFVNNGFTLLMAYLHQIGIVETDIVETESVPWSGILISFVLSLFLLRWFYLRRNT